One window of Tenacibaculum maritimum NCIMB 2154 genomic DNA carries:
- a CDS encoding MFS transporter, which produces MLVLIIAGEAIFLLPFILMRVFKPIIREVFLISDAQIGEAQALYGITGIISYFIGGFIADKWEARKLLSFSLLFTALGGLLLVSIPDIFTLKILYAFWGISTILLFWAPLIKATRQWGHRNNQGLSFGLLDGGRGLFAALISLFGATILTSFFPTKNSNISLHHKIYTLQYIIGAITLIVFSIAFLTWKKLPKNTNIDTKSKEFQFNFSKAFSLIKKPEVIYHSLIIFCAYCSYKLTGVYGTYAKDVWNFSLQKATYFAVFIQFIRPLAAISIGWLADKLIPSILIIPCFFSIMLSALLLSSNISNNNIYLAFLSFFVMALGTYSLRGLYFAIIEETKTPIQMTGTLVGIISVIGFAPDIFMSLFIGYLLGENPTILEYQKLFSYFSLLPFLGLVATLLFRKEINNETKSLNY; this is translated from the coding sequence ATGCTAGTCCTCATTATTGCAGGAGAAGCTATTTTTTTACTCCCCTTTATTTTGATGAGAGTTTTTAAGCCTATCATTAGAGAAGTCTTTTTGATATCTGATGCTCAAATTGGAGAAGCTCAGGCCTTATACGGAATCACAGGAATCATTTCCTACTTTATTGGAGGCTTTATAGCTGATAAATGGGAAGCTAGAAAATTATTGTCATTTTCATTACTATTTACAGCTTTAGGTGGTTTATTATTAGTTTCAATTCCTGACATATTTACCTTGAAAATATTATATGCTTTTTGGGGTATTTCTACAATCCTTTTATTTTGGGCTCCTCTAATAAAAGCTACCAGGCAATGGGGACATAGAAATAATCAAGGGCTTTCTTTTGGTTTATTAGATGGAGGTAGAGGTTTATTTGCTGCATTAATTTCTTTATTCGGAGCTACTATACTAACTTCTTTCTTCCCTACAAAGAATAGTAATATTTCTTTACATCATAAAATATACACCCTACAATACATTATAGGTGCAATTACCTTAATTGTTTTCTCAATAGCCTTTCTTACATGGAAGAAACTGCCCAAAAACACCAATATTGACACAAAATCCAAGGAGTTCCAGTTTAATTTTTCAAAAGCATTTTCATTGATAAAAAAACCAGAGGTAATCTATCATTCCCTTATCATATTTTGTGCTTACTGCTCTTATAAACTTACTGGAGTTTATGGCACCTATGCCAAAGATGTATGGAACTTCTCTTTACAAAAAGCCACTTACTTTGCTGTTTTTATTCAATTTATAAGGCCTTTGGCTGCTATATCTATTGGATGGTTGGCTGATAAATTAATTCCTTCCATATTAATAATTCCATGCTTTTTTTCTATAATGCTCTCCGCTCTATTATTAAGCTCAAACATATCAAATAATAACATTTATTTAGCATTCCTTTCTTTCTTTGTTATGGCTCTAGGTACTTATTCTTTAAGAGGCTTGTATTTCGCTATTATTGAAGAAACTAAAACCCCAATACAAATGACAGGAACTTTAGTTGGTATTATTTCTGTAATAGGATTTGCACCTGATATCTTTATGTCATTATTTATTGGCTATTTACTTGGCGAAAATCCTACTATATTGGAATACCAAAAGCTTTTTTCTTATTTTTCTTTGCTTCCTTTTTTAGGGTTGGTAGCTACTTTACTGTTTAGAAAAGAAATAAATAACGAAACAAAAAGCCTTAACTATTGA
- a CDS encoding FAD-binding and (Fe-S)-binding domain-containing protein, whose protein sequence is MINSTILNTLSNSLQGELFFDNLHKTLYATDASVYRKIPLAVAYPKNVKDIQLLIKFAIKNKTTLIPRTAGTSLSGQCVGDGIVVDVSKYFTNILAFDEANKTITVEPGIIRDDLNRFLKPYGLFFGPNTSTSNRCMIGGMVGNNSSGSTSIRYGVTRDKVIAIETLLSDGNIAHFHEISSENFKQKSIENSLEGNIYKTIYQELSSELTQQEIKNEFPKESIHRRNTGYAVDEFLKSDLFGGNNATINPAKFLSGSEGTLAFSTAITIQLDDLPPTKSIMVCTHFKSVNESLKATVIAMNHKLYTCELMDKVILDCTKNNREQAKNRFFLQGDPQAVLMLEVSANTLEEAEILADNLIADLQKNNFGYYHPKVYGDDIHKVHYLRKAGLGLLGNIVGDKKAVACIEDTAVALEDLPEYIEEFTQIMATYKQDAVYYAHAGAGELHLRPILNLKKGEDVILFRKITTETAELVKKYKGSFSGEHGDGIVRAEFIPLMIGDKNYQLLRRIKEVFDPNNVFNKGKITDAFPMDKNLRYEVNRKEPIIKTIQDFSDSQGILRLAEKCNGSGDCRKSPEAGGTLCPSYRATRNEKETTRARANTLREVLTNNSSKNKFDSQELKQVLDLCLSCKACASECPSNVDIASMKAEFLYQYQETNGYSFRSRLFANNAKYNKLGSRFPNLTNLLTNTTVAKKIMGVATQRAVPRLAKQPLATWLKKQPLKQTDNIVYLFNDEFTNFYDTEIGKDAFIILEKLGYQVKTIQHEESGRSYISKGFLNQAKSIANKNVAIFKNIITPATPLIGLEPSAILTFRDEYIRLADDKVAAKEISKSTFTIEEFLASEHQKGKLDVSLFSASKKELKIHGHCHQKALSSTHASFSILNIPKNYKVTIMNTGCCGMAGSFGYEKEHYEVSMQVGEDTLFPKIRNCSSDVEIVAAGTSCRHQIYDGTKRTAKHPITILKEALS, encoded by the coding sequence ATGATTAACAGCACTATATTAAACACTTTAAGTAATTCATTACAAGGTGAATTATTCTTTGATAATCTTCACAAAACACTATATGCTACAGATGCTTCTGTTTATCGTAAAATACCACTAGCGGTTGCATACCCTAAAAATGTAAAGGACATTCAGTTGTTGATTAAATTTGCAATAAAAAACAAAACTACACTAATACCTAGAACAGCAGGTACCTCATTGTCAGGTCAATGCGTTGGAGATGGTATTGTTGTTGATGTTTCTAAATATTTTACCAACATACTTGCCTTCGACGAAGCAAATAAGACTATTACGGTAGAACCCGGTATTATTCGCGATGACTTGAATAGATTTTTAAAACCATATGGTTTATTCTTTGGTCCTAATACATCTACCTCTAATCGTTGTATGATTGGAGGAATGGTTGGTAATAATTCTTCTGGAAGCACTTCAATACGTTATGGAGTTACTCGCGATAAAGTAATTGCTATTGAAACACTGCTAAGCGACGGAAATATTGCTCATTTTCATGAAATATCGTCTGAAAACTTTAAGCAAAAATCTATAGAAAATTCTCTAGAAGGAAATATTTATAAAACTATTTATCAAGAACTTTCTTCTGAACTAACACAGCAAGAAATCAAAAATGAGTTTCCAAAAGAAAGCATTCATAGAAGAAATACGGGATATGCTGTTGATGAATTCCTTAAATCTGATTTATTCGGTGGAAATAATGCCACTATCAATCCTGCTAAATTTTTATCTGGTAGCGAAGGTACATTAGCTTTTTCTACTGCGATCACTATTCAATTAGATGACTTACCTCCTACTAAAAGTATTATGGTTTGCACACATTTCAAAAGTGTCAACGAAAGCTTAAAAGCTACTGTCATTGCTATGAATCATAAACTATATACATGTGAACTAATGGACAAAGTTATTCTTGATTGTACCAAGAATAATCGAGAACAAGCCAAAAATCGTTTCTTTTTACAAGGAGATCCACAAGCTGTATTAATGTTGGAAGTAAGCGCTAATACTCTTGAAGAAGCAGAAATACTAGCAGACAACTTAATTGCCGATTTACAAAAAAATAACTTTGGTTACTACCATCCTAAAGTTTACGGAGATGATATCCATAAAGTTCATTATTTACGTAAAGCAGGATTAGGTTTACTAGGGAATATTGTTGGGGATAAAAAAGCAGTAGCTTGTATTGAAGACACAGCAGTAGCTTTGGAAGATCTACCTGAGTATATAGAAGAATTTACCCAAATAATGGCAACATATAAACAAGATGCTGTTTATTACGCACATGCTGGGGCTGGTGAATTGCATTTAAGACCTATTTTAAATCTAAAAAAAGGAGAAGACGTTATTTTATTTAGAAAGATAACAACCGAAACTGCTGAATTGGTAAAAAAGTATAAAGGTTCCTTTAGTGGAGAACATGGAGATGGTATTGTTCGTGCTGAATTTATACCATTGATGATCGGAGATAAAAATTACCAATTATTACGTAGGATAAAAGAAGTGTTTGACCCTAATAATGTATTCAATAAAGGAAAAATTACAGATGCTTTTCCTATGGATAAAAACCTTCGCTACGAAGTAAATAGAAAAGAACCTATTATAAAAACGATTCAAGATTTTTCTGATAGCCAAGGTATATTAAGGTTAGCAGAAAAGTGCAATGGCTCTGGAGATTGTAGAAAATCTCCAGAAGCAGGAGGCACTCTATGCCCTAGTTATAGAGCCACTCGTAATGAGAAAGAAACAACAAGAGCTAGAGCAAATACCTTACGTGAAGTACTTACCAATAATTCCTCAAAGAATAAATTTGATTCTCAAGAATTAAAACAAGTTTTAGATTTATGTCTTAGCTGTAAAGCTTGCGCTAGTGAATGCCCAAGCAATGTTGATATAGCATCAATGAAAGCTGAGTTCTTATACCAATATCAAGAAACAAACGGATATTCTTTTAGAAGTAGGTTATTTGCTAATAATGCCAAATACAACAAACTAGGTAGTAGATTTCCTAATTTAACTAATTTACTTACCAATACTACTGTAGCTAAAAAAATCATGGGAGTTGCTACGCAACGTGCAGTTCCTAGATTAGCTAAGCAACCCTTAGCCACTTGGTTAAAAAAGCAACCATTAAAACAAACTGATAACATAGTTTACTTATTCAACGATGAGTTTACAAACTTTTATGATACTGAAATAGGTAAAGATGCTTTTATCATCTTAGAAAAATTAGGATATCAAGTAAAAACAATACAACATGAAGAAAGCGGTCGTAGCTATATTTCCAAAGGTTTCTTAAATCAAGCAAAATCAATAGCCAACAAAAACGTAGCTATTTTTAAAAATATAATTACACCAGCTACACCTTTGATAGGTTTAGAACCTTCTGCTATCTTAACTTTTAGAGATGAGTATATTCGCTTAGCTGATGATAAAGTAGCTGCTAAAGAAATTTCAAAAAGTACTTTTACCATTGAAGAGTTTCTAGCCTCTGAGCATCAAAAAGGCAAACTAGATGTTTCTTTATTCAGCGCTAGTAAAAAAGAACTAAAAATTCATGGGCATTGCCATCAAAAAGCATTATCGAGTACCCATGCTTCATTTTCTATTCTAAACATACCTAAAAATTACAAGGTAACCATTATGAATACCGGGTGCTGTGGAATGGCTGGGTCTTTTGGATACGAAAAAGAACATTATGAAGTAAGTATGCAGGTTGGAGAAGACACTTTGTTTCCTAAAATTAGGAATTGTTCCTCTGATGTAGAAATTGTAGCAGCAGGAACTAGTTGTCGTCATCAAATTTACGATGGAACCAAACGAACTGCTAAACACCCTATTACTATTTTAAAAGAAGCACTCTCTTAG
- a CDS encoding Lrp/AsnC family transcriptional regulator, with translation MNNQFDYVDKQILLKLRLDARKPYSKIAEELKVSNSLIHQRIKKLTQEGVIKNAEFILDERKLGYKTKSYTGIKLREARFAKSVMKELSKIEEIIECNFVSGSYAIFVLIFARDNEHLQKILYDNVHLINGVAGTDTFICFDTGFKRNIPIE, from the coding sequence ATGAATAATCAATTTGACTACGTCGATAAACAAATCCTATTAAAATTGCGTTTAGATGCTCGTAAACCTTATTCTAAAATAGCAGAAGAACTAAAAGTTTCAAATTCTTTAATCCATCAAAGAATAAAAAAACTAACACAAGAAGGAGTCATCAAAAATGCCGAATTTATATTAGATGAAAGAAAACTAGGCTATAAAACGAAATCGTACACAGGTATAAAATTAAGAGAGGCCCGCTTTGCTAAAAGTGTCATGAAAGAACTTTCTAAAATAGAAGAAATTATAGAATGTAACTTTGTTTCTGGAAGTTACGCTATATTTGTTTTAATATTTGCTCGAGATAATGAGCATTTACAAAAAATTTTATATGATAATGTTCACTTAATAAATGGTGTAGCAGGTACTGACACCTTTATTTGTTTTGACACAGGCTTTAAAAGAAACATACCCATAGAATAA
- a CDS encoding DUF1338 domain-containing protein, protein MTTTEIFDKLWGEYTERTPSAQKIKDLFTNKGNEVYNDHVAFRTFDDKRVNIEVLATPFIKAGYKECGEYTFEAKKLYAKHYEHETDKDAPRVFISQLKTKEFSKDLQNIVEELIDSIPEDQLKPEELVFKGRLWEQPSFEVYQKLQLETEYAAWLYVNGFCSNHFTVDVNKLSTFSSLQEVNEFLKENGYKMNTSGGEIKGTPEQFLEQSSVLADRIPVEFKETTKEITSCYYEFAYRHPMSDGELYSGFIAGSADKIFESTDMKLK, encoded by the coding sequence ATGACAACAACAGAAATATTTGATAAGTTATGGGGGGAGTACACTGAAAGAACTCCTTCTGCTCAAAAGATTAAGGATTTATTTACCAATAAAGGAAATGAAGTATATAATGACCATGTTGCATTTAGAACTTTTGATGATAAACGTGTAAATATAGAGGTACTAGCAACACCGTTTATCAAAGCAGGATATAAAGAGTGTGGAGAATATACTTTTGAAGCAAAAAAATTATATGCAAAGCATTATGAGCATGAAACAGATAAAGATGCTCCACGAGTTTTTATCAGTCAATTAAAAACAAAAGAATTTTCGAAAGATTTACAAAATATAGTTGAAGAATTAATTGATAGCATACCTGAAGATCAATTGAAGCCTGAAGAATTGGTTTTTAAAGGACGTTTGTGGGAGCAACCAAGTTTTGAGGTGTATCAGAAATTACAGCTAGAAACAGAATACGCAGCTTGGTTATATGTTAATGGTTTTTGTTCTAATCATTTTACTGTTGATGTAAATAAGTTAAGCACGTTTAGTTCTTTACAGGAAGTTAATGAATTTTTAAAAGAGAATGGATACAAAATGAACACTTCAGGAGGAGAGATAAAAGGAACGCCAGAGCAGTTTTTAGAACAGTCTAGCGTATTAGCTGATCGAATTCCTGTTGAGTTTAAGGAAACAACAAAAGAAATAACATCTTGTTATTATGAGTTTGCTTACCGTCATCCAATGTCTGATGGGGAGCTGTATTCTGGTTTCATAGCAGGTTCTGCAGATAAAATTTTTGAAAGTACAGACATGAAGCTAAAGTAA
- a CDS encoding YqaE/Pmp3 family membrane protein, which translates to MSLLRVLLAIIFPPLSVIGKGCGSFIIILLLTFCGWVPGVIGALIILNNPK; encoded by the coding sequence ATGAGTTTATTAAGAGTTTTATTAGCTATTATTTTTCCTCCTTTATCCGTTATAGGAAAAGGTTGCGGATCGTTTATTATTATATTATTATTGACATTTTGTGGCTGGGTACCCGGTGTCATTGGAGCGTTAATCATTTTGAATAATCCTAAATAG
- a CDS encoding tRNA-binding protein has product MTNNINIEEFLKVDIRIGTIIQVNDFPKANKPAYQLLIDFGPLGIKKASAQITNLYTRSNLLNRQVSAIINFKPRQIANFMSDCLVLGVYNDDNHVVLLQMSSKATNGNQIQ; this is encoded by the coding sequence ATGACAAATAATATAAATATTGAAGAATTTTTAAAAGTAGATATCAGAATTGGAACCATCATCCAAGTTAACGATTTTCCAAAAGCTAACAAACCTGCTTATCAACTCCTTATTGACTTTGGACCTTTAGGTATAAAAAAGGCAAGCGCTCAAATCACTAACCTATATACTAGAAGTAATCTACTAAATCGTCAAGTAAGCGCTATTATTAATTTTAAGCCTCGCCAAATAGCCAATTTCATGAGCGACTGTTTGGTTTTAGGAGTCTATAATGATGATAACCATGTTGTATTACTGCAAATGTCCTCAAAAGCAACTAATGGAAATCAAATACAATAA